One stretch of Akkermansia sp. RCC_12PD DNA includes these proteins:
- a CDS encoding tryptophanase: MNSETSNSVKFYNGEQIPLELHKVRVVQKLHLVPVERRLEAAREAGFNTFQLSTNDVYLDMLTDSGVNAMSDNQIAAMFRADDAYAGSQSFDRLKKAVEDVFGKKYLLPAHQGRACENIISRTFVKPGDVVPMNYHFTTTHAHIDLNGGKIEELVADDAVNPVSSNPFKGNLDPDKLRDCIARHGADKIPFVRMEASTNLIGGQPFSIANMREIRKICDEHGIMMVLDASLIGENAYFIKMREDEFKDSSCAEILKTMCSLAELVYFSARKVSSSRGGGICTNDPAIAKKMEHLVPLFEGFLTYGGISVREIEAMAVGLYETTDLTVISQSPSFIEYFIGQMVDMGIPCVTPAGGLGAHIDAGSFLSHIPQEDYPAGALAAAFFIASGVRGMERGTLSSVRDENGNDVLADVELLRLAFPRRVFTLSQVKYTADRMKWLYDNRELIGGLEFVEEPPVLRFFMGKLRAKSDWPEKLAAKYRQDFGESL, from the coding sequence ATGAATTCAGAAACATCCAACTCTGTCAAATTTTACAATGGAGAGCAGATTCCTCTGGAATTGCACAAGGTCCGCGTGGTCCAAAAGCTGCACCTCGTACCCGTGGAGCGACGCCTGGAAGCGGCACGGGAAGCGGGTTTCAACACCTTCCAGCTCAGTACGAATGACGTTTATCTGGACATGCTGACAGATTCCGGCGTCAACGCGATGAGCGACAACCAGATCGCCGCCATGTTCCGTGCGGACGACGCCTATGCCGGTTCCCAGAGCTTTGACCGTCTGAAGAAGGCCGTAGAGGATGTATTCGGCAAAAAATATCTTCTTCCCGCGCACCAGGGGCGTGCCTGCGAAAACATCATTTCCCGCACCTTCGTGAAGCCCGGCGACGTGGTCCCCATGAACTACCATTTCACGACTACCCACGCCCATATCGACCTGAACGGCGGCAAAATCGAGGAACTGGTGGCGGATGACGCCGTGAACCCGGTCAGCTCCAATCCGTTCAAGGGCAACCTGGACCCGGACAAGCTGCGCGACTGCATCGCCCGGCACGGCGCGGACAAGATTCCCTTTGTCCGCATGGAGGCCTCCACCAACCTGATTGGCGGCCAGCCCTTCTCCATCGCCAACATGCGGGAAATCCGCAAGATTTGTGACGAACACGGCATCATGATGGTGCTGGACGCCTCCCTGATCGGTGAAAACGCCTACTTCATCAAGATGCGGGAGGACGAATTCAAGGACAGTTCCTGCGCGGAAATCCTGAAAACGATGTGCAGTCTGGCGGAACTGGTGTACTTCTCCGCCCGCAAGGTTTCCTCCTCCCGCGGCGGCGGCATCTGCACGAACGATCCCGCCATCGCCAAAAAAATGGAACATCTTGTTCCCCTGTTTGAAGGCTTCCTGACTTATGGCGGCATCTCCGTGCGCGAAATTGAAGCCATGGCCGTGGGCCTGTATGAAACCACGGACCTGACGGTGATCTCTCAGAGCCCCTCTTTCATTGAATACTTCATCGGCCAGATGGTGGACATGGGCATTCCCTGCGTGACTCCCGCGGGCGGCCTGGGCGCCCATATTGACGCGGGCAGCTTCCTTTCCCACATTCCGCAGGAGGATTATCCCGCGGGAGCGCTGGCGGCGGCCTTCTTCATCGCCTCCGGCGTGCGAGGCATGGAGCGCGGCACGCTCTCCAGCGTCCGGGACGAGAACGGCAACGACGTTCTGGCAGATGTGGAACTTCTCCGCCTGGCCTTCCCGCGCCGTGTCTTCACGCTGTCCCAGGTCAAGTACACGGCGGACCGGATGAAATGGCTCTACGACAACCGGGAACTGATCGGCGGCCTGGAATTCGTGGAAGAACCGCCCGTCCTGCGCTTCTTCATGGGCAAGCTCCGCGCCAAGAGCGACTGGCCTGAAAAACTGGCCGCCAAGTACCGCCAGGACTTCGGAGAAAGCCTGTAA
- a CDS encoding M15 family metallopeptidase, which yields MKKLDIQTPAHAWPSQAEVRSGNSMFGRAGDESSLTNIRLPYVMRIAWDTERTVSTMRCHKMVAESLTRIFQAALDHYGMEKIREMGLDLYGGCFNDRAIIGGKATSMHAWGIAVDMDPDRNGLNIHSPNAVFSRPDYAAFWEIVEAEGAVSLGRERDYDWMHFQFATL from the coding sequence ATGAAGAAGCTGGATATCCAGACTCCAGCCCATGCGTGGCCCAGCCAGGCTGAGGTGCGTTCAGGAAATTCCATGTTCGGCCGCGCAGGAGACGAAAGTTCCCTGACGAATATCAGACTGCCCTATGTGATGCGCATTGCCTGGGATACGGAGAGGACCGTTTCCACCATGCGCTGCCACAAGATGGTTGCGGAATCCCTCACCCGCATTTTCCAGGCGGCGCTGGACCATTACGGCATGGAGAAAATCAGGGAAATGGGCCTGGATTTGTACGGCGGCTGCTTCAACGACCGCGCCATCATCGGCGGCAAGGCCACGTCCATGCACGCCTGGGGCATCGCCGTAGATATGGACCCGGACAGGAACGGCCTGAACATCCATTCTCCAAACGCCGTTTTTTCCCGGCCGGATTATGCCGCATTCTGGGAAATCGTGGAAGCGGAAGGGGCTGTTTCCCTGGGCCGTGAGCGCGATTACGACTGGATGCATTTCCAGTTCGCTACTCTCTGA